The following coding sequences are from one Ammospiza nelsoni isolate bAmmNel1 chromosome 5, bAmmNel1.pri, whole genome shotgun sequence window:
- the NOPCHAP1 gene encoding NOP protein chaperone 1 has protein sequence MAGPGGAAGPAAVRELLDVRHRPGLEDILLINSKCSSKKATTLQTVKLPRSNVLDRVQSFLPQMAQANDELKRKMVTAPTHQFDIEHLDSETEEVIEMNVAVVELSDSDTDEELLTSEDDSESDEDDSVTDEVTADNIKFPKQKGEKGKIEILDSKANE, from the exons ATGGCGGGGcccggcggcgcggcggggccggcagcggTCCGGGAGCTGCTGGACGTGAGGCACCGACCAG ggCTGGAAGACATTTTGCTGATTAATTCAAAATGTAGCAGCAAGAAGGCCACAACTTTACAGACGGTTAAGTTGCCAAGGAGCAATG TTTTGGACCGAGTACAGAGCTTTTTACCACAGATGGCCCAGGCAAATGATGAgctcaaaagaaaaatggtaaCAGCACCCACTCATCAGTTTGATATTGAACATCTAGACAGTGAAACAGAAGAAGTTATAGAAATg aatgtgGCTGTAGTTGAACTGAGTGATTCTGATACAGATGAAGAGTTGCTAACTTCAGAAGATGACTCAGAATCTGATGAAGATGACTCTGTAACTGATGAAGTGACAGCAGACAACATTAAGTTTCCTAaacaaaagggagaaaagggcaaaatagaaattttggacagcaaagcaaatgagtaa